One genomic region from Amia ocellicauda isolate fAmiCal2 chromosome 4, fAmiCal2.hap1, whole genome shotgun sequence encodes:
- the LOC136748444 gene encoding uncharacterized protein C20orf96 isoform X2, which translates to MTSPPRLFVQSLKKDLNNVDYSQWERRDRRGTPAGPSTLSGTRSSLPPLPGPPPRSACAKASSRRQRGAASPPTPAPSTAPQRDNKLGSRSSTAQVLESLLSSACRHQRKTSMAETDPSALKKKDNIRVLKLLIGSKKQAIAEFERHHAALQDANLHLVEEIQMVDKNSAAEARELLVHHERLGKSIVAFSGWRDGQLGKAKADLEESESTAKEKLRGLQQQLDQVKSELLRARAEMYTLKTYKDKQYPVKALRITDLKSEVEKLQETHQDKEEDIALLAQSEMAKLEKSLKKTEEEILSSIAKVIEELEEENRWLEQSVQQLQQSRTDIRKKIFHDVFPRAEKCTPDVDVTLNIPREECLPI; encoded by the exons ATGACGTCACCCCCGAGGCTTTTTGTCCAGTCTCTGAAGAAAGACCTCAACAATGTG GATTACAGCCAGTGGGAGCGCCGGGACAGGAGGGGGACGCCAGCGGGGCCAAGCACCCTGTCAGGGACCCGGTCCTCTCTGCCCCCGCTGCCCGGGCCACCCCCCAGGTCTGCCTGTGCGAAGGCGTCCAGTCGCAGACAGAGAGGCGCCGCTTCGCCCCCCACCCCTGCCCCATCCACGGCCCCCCAGCGGGACAACAAGTTAG GGTCCAGATCCAGCACGGCCCAGGTTCTGGAATCGCTTCTGTCCTCTGCTTGCAGACACCAGAGGAAGACGAGCATGGCAGAGACCGACCCCAGTGCGCTGAAGAAGAAGGACAATATCAGAGTCCTGAAG TTGCTGATCGGGTCGAAAAAGCAAGCGATCGCCGAGTTCGAGAGGCACCATGCGGCCCTGCAGGATGCTAACCTGCACCTGGTGGAGGAGATCCAGATGGTGGACAAAAACTCTGCAGCAGAAGCGAGAGAGCTCCTCGTTCACCATGAGAGGCTGGGG AAATCGATAGTGGCTTTCAGCGGCTGGAGAGACGGCCAGCTCGGGAAGGCCAAAGCTGACCTGGAGGAGTCGGAAAGCACCGCAAAGGAAAAGCTCAGGG GTCTGCAGCAGCAGCTGGACCAGGTGAAGTCAGAGCTCCTCAGGGCCCGCGCAGAGATGTACACCCTGAAGACCTATAAGGACAAGCAGTACCCGGTGAAAGCACTGCGGATCACAGACCTCAAGAGCGAGGTTGAGAAACTGCAGGAGACTCACCAG GACAAGGAGGAAGACATTGCATTGCTGGCCCAGAGCGAGATGGCCAAGCTGGAGAAAAGCCTGAAAAAGACAGAGGAAGAGATTTTGTCCTCGATCGCCAAG GTAATTGAAGAACTGGAGGAGGAGAACCGCTGGCTAGAGCAGAGTGTTCAGCAGCTCCAACAATCCAGAACGGACATCAGAAAGAAAATTTTCCATGATGTTTTCCCCAGAGCGGAGAA ATGCACTCCAGATGTGGACGTGACATTAAACATTCCCAGGGAAGAGTGTCTCCCTATTTAG
- the LOC136748444 gene encoding uncharacterized protein C20orf96 isoform X1, whose protein sequence is MTSPPRLFVQSLKKDLNNVDYSQWERRDRRGTPAGPSTLSGTRSSLPPLPGPPPRSACAKASSRRQRGAASPPTPAPSTAPQRDNKLGSRSSTAQVLESLLSSACRHQRKTSMAETDPSALKKKDNIRVLKLLIGSKKQAIAEFERHHAALQDANLHLVEEIQMVDKNSAAEARELLVHHERLGKSIVAFSGWRDGQLGKAKADLEESESTAKEKLRGLQQQLDQVKSELLRARAEMYTLKTYKDKQYPVKALRITDLKSEVEKLQETHQDKEEDIALLAQSEMAKLEKSLKKTEEEILSSIAKEKMNLVPPGVEQMVFHNCVLKKEIAVHIKVIEELEEENRWLEQSVQQLQQSRTDIRKKIFHDVFPRAEKCTPDVDVTLNIPREECLPI, encoded by the exons ATGACGTCACCCCCGAGGCTTTTTGTCCAGTCTCTGAAGAAAGACCTCAACAATGTG GATTACAGCCAGTGGGAGCGCCGGGACAGGAGGGGGACGCCAGCGGGGCCAAGCACCCTGTCAGGGACCCGGTCCTCTCTGCCCCCGCTGCCCGGGCCACCCCCCAGGTCTGCCTGTGCGAAGGCGTCCAGTCGCAGACAGAGAGGCGCCGCTTCGCCCCCCACCCCTGCCCCATCCACGGCCCCCCAGCGGGACAACAAGTTAG GGTCCAGATCCAGCACGGCCCAGGTTCTGGAATCGCTTCTGTCCTCTGCTTGCAGACACCAGAGGAAGACGAGCATGGCAGAGACCGACCCCAGTGCGCTGAAGAAGAAGGACAATATCAGAGTCCTGAAG TTGCTGATCGGGTCGAAAAAGCAAGCGATCGCCGAGTTCGAGAGGCACCATGCGGCCCTGCAGGATGCTAACCTGCACCTGGTGGAGGAGATCCAGATGGTGGACAAAAACTCTGCAGCAGAAGCGAGAGAGCTCCTCGTTCACCATGAGAGGCTGGGG AAATCGATAGTGGCTTTCAGCGGCTGGAGAGACGGCCAGCTCGGGAAGGCCAAAGCTGACCTGGAGGAGTCGGAAAGCACCGCAAAGGAAAAGCTCAGGG GTCTGCAGCAGCAGCTGGACCAGGTGAAGTCAGAGCTCCTCAGGGCCCGCGCAGAGATGTACACCCTGAAGACCTATAAGGACAAGCAGTACCCGGTGAAAGCACTGCGGATCACAGACCTCAAGAGCGAGGTTGAGAAACTGCAGGAGACTCACCAG GACAAGGAGGAAGACATTGCATTGCTGGCCCAGAGCGAGATGGCCAAGCTGGAGAAAAGCCTGAAAAAGACAGAGGAAGAGATTTTGTCCTCGATCGCCAAG GAAAAGATGAACCTCGTTCCGCCCGGAGTTGAGCAGATGGTTTTCCACAACTGTGTGTTGAAGAAAGAAATCGCAGTGCACATAAAA GTAATTGAAGAACTGGAGGAGGAGAACCGCTGGCTAGAGCAGAGTGTTCAGCAGCTCCAACAATCCAGAACGGACATCAGAAAGAAAATTTTCCATGATGTTTTCCCCAGAGCGGAGAA ATGCACTCCAGATGTGGACGTGACATTAAACATTCCCAGGGAAGAGTGTCTCCCTATTTAG
- the LOC136748445 gene encoding purine nucleoside phosphorylase codes for MHSKDQICYDEYQRTADWLLSQTRHRPNVAIICGSGLGMLAEALKCQDSFSYADIPNFPQSTVQGHASRLVFGELRGKTCVCMQGRFHMYEGHPLSKVTFPVRVFKLLGVQTLVVTNAAGSLADSYSTGDIMIIKDHINMPGLAGINPLNGPNDEKFGPRFPPMSGVYDKDLRKMALDICKSLGYSQFVQEGVYCMVGGPNFETIAEARFLHKLGADAVGMSTAPEVLTASHCGLRVFGLSLITNKVVKDYEDQEKVDHAGVLGVGLMRSETLQTLVTELVSRLEINNNRVE; via the exons atgcacagcAAGGATCAAATATG CTATGACGAGTACCAGAGGACTGCAGACTGGCTCCTGTCCCAGACCAGACACAGACCCAACGTGGCTATAATCTGTGGCTCTGGGCTGGGCATGCTGGCCGAGGCCCTGAAGTGCCAGGACTCCTTTAGCTACGCTGACATCCCCAACTTCCCCCAGAGCACGG TGCAGGGACATGCCAGCCGGCTGGTGTTCGGAGAGCTGAGGGGAAAGACCTGTGTGTGCATGCAGGGCCGCTTCCACATGTACGAGGGCCACCCGCTGAGCAAG GTGACCTTCCCAGTGCGGGTGTTCAAGCTGCTGGGCGTGCAGACGCTGGTTGTCACCAACGCAGCAGGCTCCCTGGCGGACAGCTACAGCACCGGCGACATCATGATCATCAAGGACCACATCAACATGCCCGGCCTTGCAGGGATCAACCCGCTCAACGGACCCAACGATGAGAA GTTCGGCCCTCGTTTCCCCCCCATGTCAGGAGTGTACGACAAGGACCTGCGCAAGATGGCGCTGGACATCTGCAAGAGCCTGGGCTATTCGCAGTTCGTGCAAGAGGGGGTGTACTGCATGGTGGGCGGCCCCAACTTCGAGACCATCGCAGAGGCACGCTTCCTGCACAAGCTGGGCGCAGACGCCGTAG GTATGAGCACGGCCCCTGAGGTTTTGACTGCCAGCCACTGCGGGCTGCGTGTGTTCGGGCTTTCCCTCATCACCAACAAGGTGGTGAAGGACTATGAGGACCAGGAGAAGGTGGACCACGCGGGAGTGCTGGGGGTGGGCCTGATGCGCTCCGAGACCCTGCAGACGCTGGTGACAGAGCTGGTGTCCCGACTGGAAATCAACAACAACCGTGTGGAGTGA